One Setaria viridis chromosome 5, Setaria_viridis_v4.0, whole genome shotgun sequence genomic region harbors:
- the LOC117859334 gene encoding uncharacterized protein: MTSAVAWSPPSSAVGRCPCRGGRRPCSSVRPRAAAEEQDGGGGGGEAPRLVLHDSLDAAGVATAHAREAREGFAEQVGRLTRLNAGTSIAISRGADLARAALCVAAEDDSLVSHSSVPLPVDAFIARLDDLSTGFCAGGNFPPSHAPPEVFFDYLDRYLYVHKGFRRTNGVSDVRAMYLHSVLTCRSGSALMLALIYSEILKTVRIYGLLDFDAEIFFPTDLDSLPRGYDKQKSKLGDQQHIMTSKSLLVEILRTLKATFWPFQSNQSSSLFLNAVTANHHGPGALNISAVEMAAAKAAQHRLMRGVWTNVRFGDMRRALAACERLILLQHDPHELRDYAALLYHCGYYEECLQYLSSYQTAMVGQSPSNRLEILEDEAVNTLRARITLILAEDGWSSCRPAASYWTKNSEPW, from the exons CCCcgcgcggcggccgaggagcaggacggcggcggcggtggcggcgaggccccGCGGCTGGTGCTGCACGACTCCCTCGACGCCGCGGGGGTCGCGACCGCGCACGCCAGGGAGGCGCGGGAGGGGTTCGCGGAGCAGGTGGGGCGGCTCACCCGGTTGAACGCCGGGACCAGCATCGCCATCAGCCGCGGCGCcgacctcgcccgcgccgcgctctGCGTCGCCGCCGAGGACGACTCGCTCGTCTCCCACTCCTCGGTCCCGCTCCCCGTCGACGCCTTCATCGCGCGCCTCGACGACCTCTCCACGGGCTTCTGCGCCGGCGGCAACTTCCCGCCCTCCCACGCGCCGCCCGAGGTCTTCTTCGATTACCTCGACCGCTACCTCTACGTGCACAAG GGCTTTCGAAGAACAAATGGAGTCTCTGATGTGCGGGCTATGTATCTTCATTCG GTCTTGACATGCAGATCAGGATCTGCTCTAATGCTTGCATTGATATATTCAGAGATACTGAAGACTGTACGCATCTATGGCTTACTGGATTTCGATGCAGAGATATTCTTTCCTACTGATCTCGATAGCCTCCCTAGAGGCTATGACAAACAAAAAAGCAAGTTGGGTGACCAGCAACACATTATGACTTCAAAGTCACTTTTGGTTGAG ATTTTGAGAACTCTGAAAGCTACATTTTGGCCATTCCAGTCTAATCAGTCTAGTAGTTTATTTCTGAATGCTGTTACTGCAAATCACCATGGCCCTGGTGCTTTAAATATAAG CGCCGTAGAGATGGCTGCAGCTAAAGCTGCTCAGCATAGATTGATGCGTGGAGTATGGACTAATGTTCGATTTGGTGATATGCGTCGTGCTTTAGCAG caTGTGAGCGGCTGATACTACTACAACACGATCCGCATGAACTGAGGGATTACGCCGCGCTCCTGTACCACTGTGGCTACTATGAAGAGTGCCTACAATACTTATCATCGTACCAAACAGCCATG GTCGGGCAGTCGCCGAGCAACCGATTGGAGATACTAGAGGATGAAGCTGTAAATACTCTCAGAGCACGGATAACTCTAATTTTAGCAGAGGATGGCTGGAGCAGCTGCAGACCAGCAGCAAGTTACTGGACCAAGAACTCCGAGCCGTGGTAG
- the LOC117859335 gene encoding early nodulin-like protein 6, translating to MAATPGSSSPLLPALALAVAGTFFFLLVVPAVVAAGEAAAAAPGPLEFHVGGPRGWRVPDGNTSYGWWAMNNRFRVGDRLYFRYANDSVLLVERPAFDACDTAAPLAAFADGATTFLLDRPGFFCFISGAPGHCEEGQKLIVRVMVHPAMDAPGPASAPGTSAQPGHGGGRPGPSGGWPGATSGAGTDVAAAAGVAVAAALGVLASLVLMMLQ from the exons CGCTCCTCCCGGCGCtggccctcgccgtcgccggcaccttcttcttcctgcttgTCGTTCCCGCCgtcgtggccgccggcgaggcggccgcggcggcgccggggccacTGGAGTTCCACGTCGGCGGGCCGCGCGGGTGGCGCGTCCCGGACGGCAACACCAGCTACGGCTGGTGGGCCATGAACAACCGCTTCCGCGTCGGCGACCGCCTCT ACTTCAGGTACGCCAACGACTCGGTGTTGCTGGTGGAGCGGCCGGCCTTCGACGCCTGTGATAcggcggcgccgctcgccgcgtTCGCCGATGGCGCCACCACGTTCCTCCTCGACCGCCCGGGCTTCTTCTGCTTCATCAGCGGCGCGCCGGGACACTGCGAGGAGGGCCAGAAGCTCATCGTGCGCGTCATGGTGCACCCGGCCATGGACGCGCCCGGTCCGGCCTCCGCTCCAGGGACGTCGGCACAgcccggccacggcggcggccgccccggGCCGTCGGGAGGATGGCCCGGCGCGACCTCCGGCGCTGGCACGGACgttgccgctgccgctggcgtcgccgtcgcggcggcgctgggtgTCCTTGCCAGCCTCGTCCTGATGATGCTCCAGTGA